From the genome of Paenibacillus sp. JQZ6Y-1, one region includes:
- a CDS encoding class I SAM-dependent methyltransferase, giving the protein MQSSDQNKSAWNGSTYQSWLNRFGTPQEAAAKIVADPAKRVSGALRHMGDDITGQRIINLMGSNGNKAVALALLGAEMTVADFSPENEQYAVELAAAAGVPLHYIVSDVLELPSTLNGKYQIAFMEFGILHYFTDLQPLFEVVARLLQPGGRLVLQDFHPISTKLISSRGTTAKIRKHKVDGDYFDQSLVEKEVSYSKYAESGAAEPEREKVYLRNWTLGEIVTAVASAGLIIKVLEELPNQSSDVFDKGIPKTFTIVAEK; this is encoded by the coding sequence ATGCAATCATCGGATCAAAATAAATCTGCCTGGAATGGCAGCACCTATCAATCATGGCTCAATCGGTTCGGTACGCCGCAAGAGGCTGCCGCCAAAATTGTAGCCGATCCCGCCAAGCGTGTTAGCGGCGCACTGCGTCATATGGGCGACGATATTACCGGACAGCGTATTATCAATTTGATGGGTTCTAACGGCAACAAGGCTGTAGCACTTGCCCTGCTAGGCGCTGAGATGACCGTAGCGGACTTCTCACCGGAAAATGAACAGTATGCGGTCGAATTGGCTGCGGCGGCAGGCGTACCGCTGCATTATATCGTCTCGGACGTGCTGGAATTGCCATCTACATTGAATGGAAAGTACCAGATCGCCTTTATGGAATTTGGCATTTTGCACTATTTTACCGATTTGCAGCCATTATTTGAGGTGGTGGCTAGACTGTTGCAACCGGGCGGTAGATTGGTACTGCAAGATTTCCACCCAATCTCCACCAAGCTGATCTCTTCGCGCGGCACCACTGCCAAGATTCGCAAGCATAAAGTAGACGGCGATTACTTTGACCAGTCGCTGGTGGAGAAGGAAGTATCCTACTCCAAATACGCCGAGTCTGGCGCTGCTGAGCCAGAGCGAGAAAAGGTTTACTTGCGCAACTGGACACTCGGCGAAATTGTCACGGCGGTGGCTTCCGCAGGGCTGATTATTAAGGTGCTGGAAGAACTGCCGAATCAGTCATCGGATGTATTTGATAAAGGCATTCCGAAGACATTTACGATTGTAGCGGAGAAGTAA
- a CDS encoding stalk domain-containing protein, which translates to MKSSAKIIVATTVLTFVCSTAIYAATTVPHISVHSNAIQTSTPPQIINGSVYVPLRTIADSLGVAVQWDNKRKHVYVNSDPTFTSESSSVEYASEQHLALKWIMAYDERRQQDILPLIAPHFKTDIYNESFPAGSYNANSIVDMQALKRSKDTLTMRIVQRVTAEDDYSIKVEQWNFTFENGKIKSVLIIPESTQLLDRYTVVPGATFGK; encoded by the coding sequence ATGAAATCATCGGCAAAAATTATTGTAGCCACGACCGTTTTGACCTTTGTATGCAGTACAGCAATCTATGCTGCGACCACTGTTCCGCATATTTCCGTTCATAGCAATGCTATTCAAACAAGTACACCCCCACAAATCATCAACGGTTCGGTCTATGTTCCGCTGCGCACCATTGCAGATAGTCTAGGTGTAGCTGTGCAATGGGATAACAAACGTAAACATGTATATGTGAACTCTGATCCTACATTCACATCCGAATCCAGTTCTGTGGAATATGCCTCGGAACAGCATTTGGCTTTGAAATGGATCATGGCTTATGATGAACGACGACAGCAAGATATCCTTCCTCTGATTGCCCCGCATTTTAAAACAGATATTTATAACGAGAGCTTTCCGGCAGGCAGCTATAATGCCAATAGTATAGTGGATATGCAAGCGTTGAAGCGCTCCAAGGATACGCTGACCATGCGAATCGTACAGCGAGTCACTGCCGAAGATGACTATAGTATCAAGGTCGAGCAATGGAATTTCACTTTTGAAAATGGCAAAATCAAGTCTGTTCTGATCATTCCTGAATCGACTCAGTTGTTGGATCGATACACCGTTGTGCCCGGAGCCACCTTTGGCAAATAA
- a CDS encoding catalase: MKHSLSNINTTSSIPMPATTTETTATNQNDAADKQAPASSRFAERHHGEHGDECSVRAVDELEQLSGIHPTYRRAHASGQCYRAVFRPNGEAAAWTHAPHLQQVETEAIVRFSGSSMNPVFADLKSPAKGMAVRFALPDGQYSCLVGVTVPVFFARTPGSFMDMVTFARKVQDGKAGWTEVLSEMVQHFDEAKDSLRYLQKLRPPRSYATVPYYCIHAYLLTQHDQPGQPVRFEWEPQAGTDHLSIHEARQQEDRYLEQELNQRLHQQPAIFTLYIVLGEPDDPTDDPTVVWPKQRQRVAIGELSITEPTNEPDHLVMDPTMITDGMELSDDPILQFRSSVYKESWQRRNQEREEARKS; encoded by the coding sequence ATGAAGCATTCTTTGTCCAACATCAATACCACTTCTTCCATCCCTATGCCTGCCACTACAACAGAGACTACTGCTACGAATCAGAATGATGCCGCAGACAAGCAAGCGCCGGCGTCATCGCGCTTTGCCGAACGACATCATGGAGAACACGGAGACGAATGCAGTGTACGCGCTGTGGATGAGCTAGAGCAATTGAGCGGCATTCATCCAACATATCGCCGCGCCCATGCAAGCGGGCAATGCTACCGTGCAGTCTTCCGTCCCAATGGCGAAGCTGCTGCATGGACCCATGCACCGCATTTGCAACAGGTAGAAACAGAAGCGATCGTACGCTTTTCCGGCAGCTCGATGAATCCGGTATTTGCTGATTTGAAGTCGCCTGCCAAAGGCATGGCTGTTCGCTTTGCGCTACCGGATGGGCAATATAGCTGTCTGGTGGGAGTGACCGTTCCGGTATTTTTTGCCCGCACGCCGGGTTCGTTTATGGATATGGTCACTTTTGCACGTAAGGTTCAGGATGGCAAAGCTGGATGGACAGAGGTACTGTCAGAGATGGTCCAGCATTTTGATGAGGCAAAGGATAGTCTGCGCTATCTGCAAAAGCTGCGTCCACCCCGTAGTTATGCCACCGTGCCGTATTATTGCATTCATGCTTATCTGCTGACGCAACATGATCAGCCAGGTCAACCGGTACGGTTTGAATGGGAGCCACAGGCGGGAACAGATCATCTATCGATACATGAAGCACGCCAGCAGGAGGACCGCTATCTGGAACAGGAGTTGAATCAACGGCTGCACCAGCAACCAGCGATCTTTACGTTGTATATCGTATTGGGCGAGCCAGATGATCCCACCGACGATCCGACTGTCGTATGGCCGAAGCAGCGACAACGAGTGGCAATTGGTGAACTAAGCATCACGGAGCCAACGAATGAACCGGATCATCTCGTGATGGACCCTACGATGATTACAGACGGCATGGAGCTGTCAGATGATCCGATTCTACAATTTCGCAGCAGCGTGTATAAAGAATCGTGGCAGCGCCGCAATCAAGAACGTGAAGAAGCGCGCAAAAGCTAA
- a CDS encoding FAD-binding protein, with translation MSYQNWAGNYTYGATEWIEPENIQHLQQLVKEHRRVKIPGSGHTFNSITDTDGIFVSLRKWNRMLELNEQQQTVTVEGGITYGELCAALSQTDYALHNLASLPHITIAGAIATSTHGSGSENGSLAAAVEGLELVDANGELHTFQRGDDSFAGVVINVGALGIVTKLTLNVVPTYTVKQFVYEHLPLAQLKQHADDIFASAYSVSLFTDWQQPSFHQVWTKCREEDGASYDGLTDLYGATPATIPLHPLQNMQEQTQNCTQQLGEPGMWYERLAHFRLEFTPSAGKELQSEYVLPREHIYQAALAIHELREHLEPILFVGELRTIAADDLWLSLFYNQPSVAFHFTWKDDWEAVERVLPLIEQALAPFNARPHWGKLHTIPAEQLRQQFSKLPEFQQLVAKYDPQGKFSNDYLETYIRAK, from the coding sequence ATGAGCTATCAAAACTGGGCTGGAAACTACACATACGGTGCAACCGAATGGATTGAGCCTGAGAATATCCAACATCTACAGCAACTGGTCAAGGAACATCGCCGCGTCAAAATTCCCGGCAGCGGTCATACCTTTAACTCCATTACCGATACCGACGGCATCTTCGTATCACTGCGCAAATGGAACCGAATGCTGGAATTGAATGAACAGCAGCAAACGGTGACTGTCGAAGGCGGTATTACATACGGCGAGCTGTGCGCAGCACTCAGTCAAACCGACTATGCCCTGCACAATCTGGCTTCCCTGCCGCATATCACCATCGCTGGAGCCATCGCAACATCCACCCACGGGTCCGGCAGCGAAAATGGCAGTCTGGCTGCCGCTGTGGAAGGATTGGAGCTAGTCGACGCTAACGGCGAACTGCACACCTTCCAGCGTGGCGACGATTCATTCGCTGGTGTGGTGATCAATGTGGGTGCACTCGGTATTGTGACCAAGCTGACATTGAACGTCGTACCGACCTATACGGTCAAGCAGTTCGTTTACGAACATCTACCGCTCGCACAGCTAAAGCAGCACGCCGACGACATCTTCGCCAGCGCGTATAGTGTCAGTTTGTTCACGGATTGGCAGCAGCCTTCGTTTCATCAGGTATGGACGAAGTGTCGTGAGGAAGATGGAGCGAGCTATGATGGATTGACTGACTTGTACGGAGCGACTCCCGCGACCATTCCCCTGCATCCACTGCAAAATATGCAGGAGCAAACGCAAAATTGTACCCAGCAGCTCGGAGAACCGGGGATGTGGTACGAGCGATTGGCGCATTTCCGTTTGGAGTTTACGCCAAGTGCAGGCAAAGAGCTGCAAAGCGAATATGTACTGCCGCGGGAGCATATCTATCAAGCAGCGCTGGCGATTCATGAGCTGCGCGAGCATCTAGAGCCGATTTTGTTTGTCGGTGAACTGCGTACCATCGCTGCGGATGATCTGTGGCTGAGTCTATTTTACAACCAGCCGTCTGTAGCATTTCATTTTACATGGAAGGATGATTGGGAAGCCGTGGAGCGTGTACTGCCGCTGATCGAGCAGGCGCTGGCACCATTCAACGCCCGACCACACTGGGGCAAGCTGCATACGATTCCGGCGGAGCAGCTACGTCAGCAGTTTAGCAAACTGCCGGAGTTCCAGCAATTAGTAGCGAAATACGATCCGCAAGGGAAATTTAGCAATGATTATTTGGAGACGTATATTCGAGCGAAATAA